In Thermodesulfobacteriota bacterium, the genomic window CGGTATGAGGACGGTTCCCGCCCGGGGTTTTGACTCGGCCGGGCTACTAAGTTATAATATAGGGTATGACTCTGCGAGAGATACTTATATATCCCGACCCGCGCCTGAGGGAAAAAGCCTCCCCAATCGAAGAGGTGGACGAGGAAATAAAAACCCTCATGGACGACATGGTGGAGACCATGCGCGAGGCCCGTGGCGTAGGGCTTGCCGCCACACAGGTGGGTGTGGCAAAGAGGGTTATAGTGCTCGAACTCCCCGAAGAGGTGGGGGAGGGGAAAGAGGGGGAAGATGAGGAAGATGAGGAAGGCGGGGAAGAGGACTGGGGTAATAGAAAAGTCTTCAAGTTCGTAAACCC contains:
- the def gene encoding peptide deformylase, coding for MTLREILIYPDPRLREKASPIEEVDEEIKTLMDDMVETMREARGVGLAATQVGVAKRVIVLELPEEVGEGKEGEDEEDEEGGEEDWGNRKVFKFVNPEIVEAEGETKYEEGCLSVPEVRADVRRASQVLLRALDEEGSPVEVRAGGLFAIALQHEIDHLDGVLFIDRLGKLKRELIKKRIKKVRTEEEEKVAL